A stretch of the uncultured Desulfobacter sp. genome encodes the following:
- a CDS encoding MurR/RpiR family transcriptional regulator translates to MNAESSHPVISSISNKLDTLTPKAQTLGTYIIQNPSKAVFMTTKELAEACDTSEATVVRFVSALGYKRYSDFQDALKDFVNTGLSLPDRAAIKGIKEEGTDRLHREVFEEINNLKHLYEHIDIEIMNRIVDYLDESQTVYVIGSRLSYTFAYYLGWSLTKVRKGVHILKGSDTTTLDRLTNAQPNSLVVLAACTRYPNELIKLSKMIRRGGHTLITFVDSAICPVNQFADLSIVVPGRSIPFIGNVSCMLVTIQYIVQELATRRGDEMSDYQKQLEQMYLENDILFNLDH, encoded by the coding sequence ATGAACGCAGAATCATCTCACCCGGTCATCAGCAGCATATCAAATAAGCTCGACACCTTGACCCCTAAAGCCCAGACCCTGGGTACTTATATTATTCAGAACCCGTCAAAGGCCGTTTTCATGACAACCAAAGAGCTGGCCGAGGCCTGCGATACCAGTGAAGCCACGGTTGTCAGATTTGTCAGCGCGCTTGGATACAAGCGCTATTCAGATTTTCAAGATGCCTTAAAAGATTTTGTCAACACCGGGCTTTCCCTGCCTGACAGGGCAGCCATAAAAGGAATTAAGGAAGAGGGAACCGACAGGCTTCACCGTGAAGTTTTTGAGGAAATCAACAATCTTAAGCACCTGTACGAACATATCGACATCGAAATTATGAACCGCATCGTGGATTACCTGGACGAAAGCCAGACAGTCTACGTAATCGGTTCCCGCCTTTCCTATACCTTTGCCTATTATTTGGGCTGGTCCCTGACAAAGGTCCGCAAAGGCGTTCATATATTGAAAGGAAGCGATACCACCACCCTTGACAGGCTGACCAATGCGCAGCCAAACAGCCTGGTCGTCCTGGCAGCCTGTACGCGCTACCCCAATGAACTAATCAAACTGAGCAAGATGATCCGGCGCGGCGGACACACCCTTATTACCTTTGTGGACAGCGCTATCTGTCCGGTCAATCAATTTGCTGACCTTTCAATCGTCGTGCCGGGCCGCTCCATTCCCTTTATTGGGAATGTATCGTGCATGCTGGTCACTATTCAGTACATCGTGCAGGAACTGGCCACCCGCAGAGGCGATGAGATGTCAGATTATCAGAAACAGCTGGAGCAGATGTACCTGGAAAATGATATTCTGTTCAACCTGGATCATTAG
- a CDS encoding transporter substrate-binding domain-containing protein encodes MIRRNQMKFYTVCIWYFAIWIYGVTVINAQQSSEDPATVLKIGTMDLPPYGWKDSQNEIHGIIYELNQEIGIRSGFSFTNKILSHNRMYDMLKHGDVDLISSQAHQAALDAGDKLTIQFNINVIAATKKECGIQRIEDFKGKKLIYHHSASYLQLDRLPPQEICRVNSYRQSLRMLHDRGYDGAIFSEPAYYYWMQDIGFTPNDFGKVIMIESNKEQWIFVRKELPQKIRIILKRIVENIYRENMYEDLLKKYGKK; translated from the coding sequence ATGATCCGACGAAATCAGATGAAATTTTATACCGTCTGCATATGGTATTTTGCCATATGGATATATGGTGTTACCGTCATTAATGCGCAGCAGTCATCTGAGGACCCCGCCACCGTATTGAAAATAGGCACGATGGATCTTCCTCCATACGGCTGGAAAGATTCGCAGAATGAAATACACGGGATTATCTATGAACTGAATCAGGAAATAGGTATTCGGTCTGGGTTCTCATTTACGAACAAAATTCTGTCTCATAACAGAATGTATGACATGCTGAAGCACGGCGATGTCGACCTGATTTCATCTCAGGCACACCAAGCTGCTTTGGATGCCGGAGATAAATTAACCATACAGTTTAATATCAATGTAATTGCCGCTACCAAAAAAGAATGCGGAATTCAGAGAATTGAAGATTTCAAGGGAAAAAAATTAATTTATCATCATTCAGCCTCTTATCTGCAGTTGGACAGACTGCCGCCGCAAGAGATATGTCGGGTGAATAGTTATCGCCAATCTCTCAGAATGCTGCATGATCGCGGGTATGATGGAGCCATCTTTTCCGAGCCTGCTTATTATTATTGGATGCAGGATATCGGATTCACACCAAATGACTTCGGCAAGGTTATTATGATTGAGAGCAACAAAGAACAATGGATCTTTGTGAGAAAAGAACTTCCCCAGAAAATTCGGATAATTCTTAAACGCATTGTTGAAAATATATACCGAGAAAATATGTATGAGGATCTACTCAAAAAATATGGAAAAAAGTAA
- a CDS encoding sarcosine oxidase subunit gamma SoxG: MVEIKRVSPVTLKSTALKTEKRDNWDIVLEYAGEGDGPYLVDLSHCPRFDLQDAAIGSYMPFEISIPETPGKSILKDGTLINRMNSTQASIFCLGSERPDAPKEAGYTDVTECTVCVAIIGEATFSICEKLTALDFMSPEYEAPFLLQGPFSHVPCQITTLGKSGPDTGIILTCSRGYGRDMIHAILGAGKEFGLKPAGEARISGWIKNM; this comes from the coding sequence ATGGTAGAAATAAAACGCGTTTCCCCGGTAACGTTAAAAAGCACCGCCCTTAAAACCGAAAAAAGGGATAACTGGGACATTGTCCTGGAATACGCAGGGGAGGGCGACGGTCCGTATCTTGTGGATCTAAGCCACTGCCCCCGGTTTGATCTCCAGGACGCCGCCATCGGCTCATATATGCCTTTTGAAATCAGCATCCCTGAAACACCTGGAAAGAGTATCCTAAAGGACGGTACGCTGATCAATCGCATGAACAGCACTCAGGCTTCCATCTTCTGTCTAGGCAGTGAACGACCGGACGCCCCCAAAGAGGCCGGATATACGGATGTCACCGAATGCACAGTGTGCGTGGCGATTATCGGTGAAGCGACATTTTCAATATGTGAAAAACTGACGGCTCTGGACTTCATGAGCCCGGAATATGAAGCCCCGTTTCTCCTCCAGGGGCCGTTTTCACACGTGCCCTGTCAAATTACCACCCTGGGAAAGTCCGGGCCGGATACCGGAATTATCTTGACCTGCTCCCGAGGCTATGGCAGGGATATGATTCATGCCATTTTAGGCGCTGGAAAAGAGTTTGGTTTGAAACCCGCTGGCGAAGCGCGTATCAGTGGGTGGATCAAAAATATGTAG
- a CDS encoding sarcosine oxidase subunit delta, with protein sequence MALTITCPICGKRNGYEFRYGGEEKGPRPEEAGLNPEAWCDYVHLNNCVAGVQEEWWCHKDGCGSWFKIKRDTRTNLEEEVTNEKAVNAGEGGK encoded by the coding sequence ATGGCTTTAACGATCACATGTCCGATCTGCGGAAAACGAAACGGATATGAATTTAGATATGGCGGAGAAGAAAAGGGCCCCCGGCCCGAAGAAGCGGGGTTGAACCCCGAAGCCTGGTGCGACTATGTGCATCTTAACAACTGCGTGGCAGGTGTTCAGGAGGAATGGTGGTGCCACAAAGATGGGTGCGGCTCCTGGTTTAAGATAAAAAGGGATACGCGAACCAACCTGGAAGAGGAAGTCACGAATGAAAAGGCAGTCAATGCCGGGGAGGGCGGAAAATGA
- a CDS encoding FAD-binding oxidoreductase, translating into MFLKSKPMWGKKSPLKSSYDTVIIGGGLHSLATAYFLAKEHGISDIAIIEKNYIGFGGAGRNTAIVRANQRTQYNVPLYKEALDMWPVLTKELDYNLMFNNCGNLNLMHSEAAMKAARMNIATAQFHGVESHLIDAKEAKDLVPALNISEDITFPIHGAMYHPPGGVVRHDAFVWGLARGAAKKGVEIHQQTEAQDIITKNGRIAAVKTSRGTINARQVLVSAGGYSASLISGMLGIKLPISVLTIQAMVTQPLKPILDHVVSSGAYHCYANQTLKGEIATGAHMDPWPNYTTLNTAHYIKHQAEALSEFLPCLRGVRFMRIWGGLADMTPDMAPIMDGNAQVEGFYVDCGWGYFGFKSAAAVGKYMAQFMARQSCPEILKPFALKRYGEHKLMGETAALVNYSPDN; encoded by the coding sequence ATGTTTTTAAAAAGTAAACCCATGTGGGGGAAAAAATCTCCTCTCAAATCAAGTTATGATACGGTGATTATCGGCGGCGGACTTCACAGTCTGGCAACGGCGTATTTTCTAGCGAAAGAACACGGCATAAGCGATATCGCTATTATCGAGAAAAATTATATCGGGTTTGGCGGTGCCGGCCGGAATACAGCCATTGTCCGTGCCAATCAGCGTACACAGTATAATGTGCCGCTTTATAAGGAAGCCTTGGATATGTGGCCTGTTCTGACCAAAGAACTGGACTACAACCTGATGTTTAACAATTGCGGGAATCTGAATCTGATGCACTCGGAAGCCGCCATGAAAGCCGCACGGATGAACATTGCAACCGCTCAGTTTCATGGCGTGGAAAGTCATTTGATCGATGCCAAGGAGGCCAAGGATCTGGTTCCGGCCCTGAACATTTCAGAAGACATCACCTTTCCCATCCATGGTGCCATGTATCATCCCCCGGGAGGGGTTGTCCGGCATGATGCCTTTGTCTGGGGACTGGCCAGAGGTGCCGCTAAAAAAGGGGTCGAAATTCACCAGCAGACCGAAGCCCAAGATATTATAACCAAAAACGGCAGGATTGCGGCTGTCAAAACAAGCCGGGGAACAATCAACGCGCGCCAGGTTCTGGTTTCCGCCGGTGGTTATTCCGCCTCTCTGATCAGCGGTATGCTGGGCATCAAACTGCCGATCAGCGTTCTGACGATTCAGGCCATGGTGACCCAGCCCCTGAAACCCATACTGGATCATGTGGTATCATCCGGTGCGTATCATTGCTACGCCAATCAGACCCTGAAAGGCGAGATTGCAACAGGCGCTCACATGGACCCCTGGCCTAACTACACCACACTGAATACGGCCCATTACATCAAGCACCAAGCTGAAGCCCTGTCCGAATTTTTGCCCTGCTTACGAGGCGTTCGATTTATGCGTATCTGGGGGGGACTCGCCGATATGACGCCGGACATGGCGCCTATCATGGATGGCAACGCGCAGGTGGAAGGCTTTTATGTGGATTGTGGATGGGGTTATTTCGGCTTTAAATCCGCTGCGGCTGTGGGCAAATACATGGCACAATTCATGGCCAGGCAAAGCTGCCCGGAAATTTTGAAACCCTTTGCCCTGAAGCGTTATGGGGAGCACAAACTGATGGGTGAAACAGCGGCGCTTGTTAATTACAGCCCGGATAATTAG
- a CDS encoding FAD-dependent oxidoreductase — translation MTSRLNHLPTLKIDATKKIPFKYKNKTYYGVDGDTVASALFANGVRVFGRSLKYHRPRGLYSLDGECSNTMMTVDGIPNVRCENTLLKEGMVVTEQNVKGSAENDMMSFLDKMDFMMPAGFYYNVMHKPAKMWPHAIKQIRKAAGLGKLNPDFEMKGVFDEIFLNTDVCVIGGGPAGMTAALTAAEKGLRVILLEARPWLGGFFEYRSSEYKDGQTLHEKANELAKEVSAHENIRLFTHTSCVGTYNNNLITAFQVGKPADVFSERYIEIRAKSIVVATGCIERPLLFDNNERPGVMQIGCALRMAKTYGQLPGKDAVFSIGHDLGLEAAIELHDLGVLISCVADAREDGQDPVLLQKLRDKKITVLKGWVAVKAHGRKVVKKVTLSSLKGQVTRDYACDLVVASAGVTPVTGHITIALGTTKYDDYTGCFLPDTLPKKMAAAGRVLGLNDAFSVEASGTLAGLKAAADCGAASDDEISDAEEHVAGLPGPPRGCKLITAPVKGRKSFICFDEDSTVKNIKQAIAKGFDVPELIKRFTATGLGPGQGGIPGHNLPLYVANYQALPDVSIRPTNVRPPLVPTFISTYAGTNHTMLKTTPMDAMQRADGGIFRNIGVWQRARYFSQDFSCKAEIENVRNNVGMLDGSTLGKFCLHGPDALKVLQRIYVSDMSKIKEGRTKYTAMCNDDGCVIDDGVVVKTGENDYYFTSSTGRAGQTIEWIRYHTRYDNWNFAVVNLTDSMGVINLSGPNARKVLEKVVDIDVSGGAFGFSEYKEFKIADTIAVRAMRLGFVGELSYELHVPASYMQTVWMMVKEAGKPFNIKNFGVEAQNVLRMEKCHIILGQESEQRTNLLDLGLGFLFSRKKPEAKTVGAVALHQAENDPTRLKLVGFKMENKGRAPRDGSLIVDSRIRGYVCTARDSFSLKEAVGMALVESELAKVGTRLEIYEDECGDERIYGTVVKMPFYDPEGKRMKM, via the coding sequence ATGACCAGCAGGTTGAACCATTTGCCGACACTGAAAATCGATGCGACAAAAAAAATACCATTTAAATATAAAAATAAAACCTATTACGGTGTTGACGGCGACACCGTTGCCTCGGCCCTGTTTGCAAACGGGGTGAGAGTTTTTGGCCGAAGCCTGAAATATCACCGTCCGCGCGGGCTCTACAGTCTGGATGGCGAATGCAGCAACACCATGATGACGGTTGACGGCATCCCCAACGTGCGTTGTGAAAATACCCTGCTTAAAGAAGGCATGGTCGTCACAGAGCAGAATGTAAAAGGTTCCGCAGAAAATGACATGATGTCTTTCCTGGATAAAATGGATTTTATGATGCCGGCCGGTTTTTATTACAACGTCATGCATAAACCGGCCAAAATGTGGCCCCATGCCATTAAACAGATCCGGAAAGCGGCCGGCCTGGGTAAACTCAACCCCGATTTTGAAATGAAAGGAGTTTTTGACGAGATTTTTTTGAACACCGACGTGTGTGTGATTGGCGGCGGTCCTGCCGGCATGACGGCGGCCCTGACGGCTGCGGAAAAGGGCCTGCGGGTGATTCTGCTTGAAGCAAGGCCCTGGCTGGGTGGTTTTTTCGAATACCGTTCCTCTGAATACAAAGACGGACAGACCCTGCATGAAAAAGCCAACGAACTGGCTAAAGAGGTCAGCGCCCATGAAAATATCCGCCTGTTTACCCATACCTCCTGTGTGGGAACCTACAATAATAACCTGATTACGGCCTTCCAGGTAGGAAAACCTGCAGACGTTTTTTCGGAACGTTACATTGAAATACGTGCCAAAAGCATAGTCGTGGCCACGGGATGTATCGAACGCCCCCTTCTTTTTGACAACAATGAAAGACCGGGCGTCATGCAGATCGGATGCGCTCTTCGTATGGCCAAGACTTACGGGCAGCTTCCTGGAAAAGATGCCGTATTCAGCATCGGCCATGATCTTGGGCTTGAAGCGGCCATTGAACTCCACGACCTGGGGGTGCTTATCTCATGCGTGGCTGATGCCCGTGAAGACGGCCAGGACCCCGTTCTTTTGCAAAAGCTCAGGGACAAAAAGATTACCGTTCTCAAAGGCTGGGTGGCTGTAAAAGCCCATGGCCGGAAAGTCGTCAAAAAAGTCACCCTGTCCAGCCTGAAGGGCCAGGTGACCCGGGACTATGCCTGTGACCTTGTGGTTGCGTCCGCCGGTGTGACGCCTGTAACCGGCCATATCACCATCGCGTTGGGAACGACTAAATATGATGATTATACCGGTTGTTTTCTTCCAGATACACTGCCTAAGAAGATGGCAGCGGCCGGCCGTGTGCTGGGACTGAACGATGCCTTTTCCGTTGAGGCCTCAGGAACCCTGGCCGGCCTCAAGGCAGCGGCAGACTGTGGTGCGGCATCCGATGATGAAATTTCAGACGCTGAAGAACACGTGGCCGGCCTGCCTGGACCGCCACGTGGCTGCAAACTGATCACGGCACCGGTCAAGGGCAGAAAGAGTTTCATCTGTTTTGATGAAGATTCCACCGTTAAAAATATCAAACAGGCCATTGCCAAAGGATTTGATGTCCCTGAATTGATCAAACGATTTACAGCAACAGGTCTGGGACCGGGCCAGGGAGGTATTCCCGGACACAACCTTCCCCTTTATGTGGCCAATTACCAGGCCCTGCCCGATGTATCCATCCGGCCCACCAACGTGCGTCCCCCACTGGTTCCCACCTTTATCTCGACCTATGCCGGAACCAACCACACCATGTTGAAGACCACCCCCATGGACGCCATGCAGCGTGCCGACGGCGGAATTTTCCGAAACATCGGTGTGTGGCAGCGGGCTCGTTATTTTTCCCAGGATTTCTCCTGCAAGGCTGAAATCGAAAATGTCCGGAATAACGTGGGAATGCTTGACGGCTCGACACTGGGGAAATTTTGTCTGCACGGCCCCGATGCTTTGAAAGTGCTCCAGCGCATCTATGTATCCGATATGTCAAAGATCAAGGAAGGACGGACCAAGTACACGGCCATGTGCAATGACGACGGATGCGTGATTGACGACGGCGTGGTCGTGAAAACCGGTGAAAACGATTATTACTTCACCTCATCCACCGGCCGTGCCGGCCAGACCATCGAATGGATTCGTTACCACACCCGGTACGACAACTGGAATTTTGCCGTGGTCAATCTGACCGATTCCATGGGCGTTATCAACCTGTCCGGTCCCAATGCCCGGAAAGTGCTTGAAAAGGTCGTGGACATCGATGTCTCCGGTGGGGCGTTCGGCTTTTCCGAATACAAGGAATTCAAAATTGCCGATACCATTGCCGTCCGTGCCATGCGACTGGGATTTGTGGGCGAGCTTTCCTATGAGCTGCATGTGCCGGCATCCTACATGCAAACCGTGTGGATGATGGTCAAGGAAGCGGGAAAACCTTTTAATATCAAGAATTTCGGTGTGGAAGCCCAGAATGTTTTGCGTATGGAAAAATGCCATATCATACTGGGCCAGGAATCAGAACAGCGAACCAATCTTTTGGATCTTGGCTTGGGCTTTCTTTTTAGCCGTAAAAAACCCGAAGCTAAAACTGTGGGCGCCGTGGCCCTTCACCAGGCTGAAAATGATCCGACACGTCTGAAATTGGTCGGATTTAAAATGGAAAACAAGGGGCGGGCTCCGAGAGACGGTTCCCTCATCGTGGACAGCCGGATCCGGGGGTATGTGTGTACGGCCCGGGACAGTTTTTCTCTCAAGGAAGCCGTGGGTATGGCCCTGGTAGAATCGGAACTGGCTAAAGTCGGGACACGTCTCGAAATCTACGAGGACGAGTGCGGTGATGAGCGGATCTACGGCACTGTGGTCAAGATGCCATTCTATGACCCTGAAGGTAAACGGATGAAAATGTAA
- a CDS encoding methyl-accepting chemotaxis protein, whose amino-acid sequence MLKSIRTKLLTFSFLLILIAVIPIVFAVNIVINKSTLENYHDNVVEKVNDIEQILEVFYENLDRNLDTFATHSKILQADSSITSYAGTTEKTAMTPSQNGGIEQQIYEEFAHYAKHHPGTMYVYMGTKDSGYIQWPETSVHKGYDPLKKGWYNFALSDNGKIRRTDPYTDSISGSVIVSNVRSFKDKHGRVYGTIGLDASSDKLADIMKGVKIGKTGYAMMLHKKGLILADPKNDQNNQKYVKDVGIDKLDTVLENKKTDFDTTINGTVYHVNSFQSNKTDWIVVVLIEKAELLEGAASVRKIVLGITVIVLAIIGCFTFFISGRVVKPINQMVYSLKDIAQGEGDLTMRLPAGSSDEIGEMARWFNTFVEKLQGIISGIAGDSDEIDSSSSALLAIARQVSQGTDKMAERSNSVAAASEEMSTNMASVAAAVEQSSTNIGMVSAAVEEMNSTINEIAGNTEKTRATSNEAVDRTRNASEKIDALNQSAKQIGNVVETINDISEQTNLLALNATIEAARAGEAGKGFAVVAGEIKELARQTAEATLEIKDQIQAIQNATSETVSEIEGVTTDISDVNEMVDTVAAAVEEQSVTTREISNNVSQAAQGIQEITENLTQTSGVANDIARDISEVNQAIGLVSENSTEINNSADGLSNLSSKLKETVNQFKV is encoded by the coding sequence ATGCTTAAATCAATCCGAACAAAATTGCTGACTTTTTCCTTTCTACTCATCTTAATAGCTGTGATTCCGATTGTTTTCGCCGTAAATATAGTTATTAATAAATCCACCTTAGAAAACTATCATGACAATGTCGTCGAAAAGGTTAACGACATTGAACAGATACTTGAGGTGTTTTACGAAAATCTTGACCGAAATCTTGATACATTTGCAACCCACTCCAAAATTCTTCAGGCGGACAGCAGCATTACAAGCTACGCCGGAACTACAGAAAAAACTGCCATGACCCCCTCCCAAAACGGTGGTATTGAACAGCAAATTTATGAAGAATTCGCCCATTATGCCAAACACCATCCAGGCACCATGTATGTATATATGGGAACCAAGGACAGTGGATATATTCAATGGCCGGAGACGTCTGTACACAAAGGGTATGATCCTCTAAAAAAAGGCTGGTACAACTTTGCGCTGTCCGATAATGGAAAGATTCGCCGGACCGATCCATATACAGATTCCATCAGCGGATCGGTTATTGTCAGCAACGTAAGATCGTTTAAAGACAAACACGGCAGGGTGTACGGGACCATCGGTCTGGATGCCTCATCTGATAAACTCGCCGACATCATGAAAGGCGTCAAGATCGGAAAAACCGGTTATGCCATGATGCTTCACAAGAAAGGGTTGATCCTTGCAGATCCCAAGAATGACCAAAATAATCAAAAATATGTTAAAGATGTGGGTATAGACAAGTTGGATACAGTCCTGGAAAACAAAAAAACGGATTTTGATACCACAATTAACGGCACTGTTTATCATGTTAATTCCTTTCAGTCGAATAAAACCGATTGGATTGTTGTCGTTCTAATCGAAAAAGCTGAATTACTTGAGGGCGCAGCTTCTGTCCGGAAAATTGTTTTGGGAATAACTGTTATCGTCCTTGCGATTATCGGCTGTTTTACTTTTTTCATCTCCGGCAGAGTTGTCAAACCCATCAATCAAATGGTGTACAGTTTGAAAGATATTGCCCAGGGAGAAGGGGATCTGACTATGCGACTACCTGCCGGATCAAGCGATGAAATCGGGGAAATGGCCAGGTGGTTCAATACTTTTGTCGAAAAACTTCAAGGCATTATATCTGGTATCGCAGGTGACTCGGATGAAATAGACTCGTCTTCTTCTGCCTTGCTGGCCATAGCCAGGCAGGTTTCCCAAGGTACGGACAAAATGGCGGAAAGATCTAATTCCGTGGCTGCAGCCTCCGAGGAGATGAGCACAAATATGGCCTCGGTGGCCGCCGCAGTCGAACAGTCATCCACCAATATTGGTATGGTGTCGGCGGCAGTGGAAGAAATGAATTCAACCATTAATGAAATTGCCGGTAATACAGAAAAAACAAGAGCTACCAGCAATGAAGCTGTGGACCGGACCCGTAATGCATCAGAAAAGATTGATGCGCTGAATCAGTCCGCCAAACAAATCGGAAATGTTGTTGAAACCATAAATGATATCTCCGAACAGACCAACTTATTGGCATTGAATGCAACCATTGAAGCGGCTAGGGCTGGAGAAGCGGGCAAAGGTTTTGCCGTTGTCGCAGGCGAGATAAAAGAACTGGCTCGCCAAACAGCCGAAGCGACACTTGAGATCAAGGATCAAATCCAGGCCATACAGAACGCCACAAGTGAAACGGTCTCCGAAATTGAGGGGGTTACAACAGATATTTCAGATGTAAATGAAATGGTTGACACAGTCGCCGCAGCAGTAGAGGAGCAATCGGTCACTACCCGGGAAATTTCGAATAACGTAAGCCAAGCAGCCCAAGGCATTCAGGAAATCACAGAAAATCTCACCCAAACGTCAGGTGTTGCAAATGATATTGCAAGGGATATCAGCGAAGTGAACCAGGCGATTGGTCTCGTCTCGGAAAACAGTACTGAAATTAATAACAGCGCCGATGGCTTGAGCAACCTATCCTCAAAACTGAAAGAAACGGTTAATCAATTTAAAGTATAG
- a CDS encoding DUF294 nucleotidyltransferase-like domain-containing protein, which yields MNIKLQEMRSFLANNHPFGLLSEKTLSNLTEKLQIRHFRKGSEIPETGTLFDHLYLIRTGKVELNTADGELQARLGENEMFGYRSSHVGSRDKLKAFAMEDTIVYQLSAAYLYRICNQNAQLNSFFDTSDEVQSRRQREARSLFSQSDQTQLSLMLTPVRELLRRIPVKVPVTATIQEAAQAMNQKRVSSILIYHEPERREQKLIGIVTDRDLRNRVIAKGLDLNDRVSEIMTENPATINSSDFAFKAQLQMARYNVHHMPVMANNRLAGMITTTDLTRLQTCTTVYIIGDIYKHTDIDRIKEVTAKIPELLVNLVDSGATAMSAGQLITSITDAVTTRLLQLAEKRLGPAPVAYAWVAAGSQAREEQIAKTDQDNILILADDYIPKEHSKYFRLLARHVCDGLNACGYIYCPGDMMATNYDWRQPLKVWKKNFNQWIDRPDPEALMLTSVFFDLRCIYGNRSLFQDLRDHILSKTRGNRIFLAHMTRNALSHQPPLGFFRNFVLIKGGEHDHTFDVKLNGIVPIVDLIRVYALAQCSSAINSLDRIDLMESSKAISNDSAGDLRDALEFISNIRIQHQARQVKAGKEMDNFVSPDNLSHGDRNRLKESFLVIRNMQSVMKYRHQR from the coding sequence ATGAATATTAAATTACAGGAAATGCGCAGCTTTCTGGCAAACAACCATCCATTTGGCCTATTGTCGGAAAAAACGTTATCCAACTTGACGGAAAAGCTACAGATACGCCATTTTCGCAAAGGTTCCGAGATACCCGAGACCGGAACCCTGTTTGATCACCTTTACCTGATCCGTACCGGAAAGGTGGAACTTAATACAGCAGACGGTGAGCTGCAGGCCCGCCTCGGTGAAAATGAGATGTTTGGATATCGTTCATCGCATGTCGGTAGCCGGGACAAACTAAAAGCATTTGCCATGGAGGACACCATAGTATATCAGCTCAGCGCTGCTTATCTATACAGAATTTGCAATCAAAATGCCCAACTCAACAGTTTCTTCGATACCTCCGATGAAGTGCAAAGTAGACGGCAGCGTGAAGCCAGAAGCCTGTTTAGTCAAAGTGATCAGACCCAGCTCAGCTTGATGCTCACACCGGTCAGGGAACTGTTACGCCGCATCCCGGTCAAAGTACCGGTTACAGCCACCATACAGGAGGCTGCCCAGGCAATGAACCAAAAGCGTGTCTCTTCAATCCTTATATACCACGAACCGGAACGCCGCGAACAAAAACTGATCGGGATTGTTACCGACCGTGACCTGCGCAACCGAGTTATTGCCAAGGGCTTGGATCTTAACGACAGAGTAAGTGAAATCATGACCGAAAACCCGGCTACTATTAACAGCAGCGATTTTGCTTTTAAAGCTCAACTTCAAATGGCCCGCTACAACGTCCATCATATGCCGGTGATGGCCAACAACCGCCTGGCGGGCATGATTACCACCACTGATCTCACCAGACTGCAAACCTGCACTACGGTATATATTATTGGTGATATCTACAAACACACTGATATTGACAGGATCAAGGAGGTAACGGCAAAAATCCCCGAGCTGCTGGTCAATCTGGTCGACTCCGGGGCAACAGCCATGAGCGCAGGGCAGTTGATTACGTCTATCACAGATGCCGTCACTACCCGCCTGCTTCAGTTGGCTGAAAAAAGACTGGGGCCGGCTCCCGTGGCCTACGCCTGGGTCGCTGCAGGCTCCCAGGCGCGAGAGGAACAGATTGCCAAGACGGATCAGGATAATATCCTTATCCTGGCGGATGATTACATTCCCAAAGAGCATAGCAAATACTTCAGACTGCTGGCCAGACATGTCTGTGATGGACTCAACGCCTGTGGTTACATCTACTGTCCCGGCGACATGATGGCGACCAACTATGATTGGCGCCAACCCCTGAAAGTCTGGAAAAAAAATTTCAACCAGTGGATTGACCGGCCTGATCCCGAAGCCCTGATGCTGACCAGTGTTTTTTTTGATTTACGTTGCATATACGGCAACCGCAGCCTGTTTCAAGACCTGCGTGATCATATATTAAGCAAGACCCGCGGCAATCGTATCTTCCTGGCCCATATGACAAGAAACGCGCTTTCCCATCAACCACCGCTGGGATTTTTCCGTAATTTTGTATTAATCAAAGGAGGAGAACACGACCATACATTTGATGTCAAGCTCAACGGCATTGTCCCCATTGTGGACCTTATCCGTGTCTACGCCCTTGCCCAGTGCAGTAGCGCAATCAACTCCCTGGATCGCATTGATTTGATGGAAAGCAGCAAAGCTATCTCTAACGACAGTGCCGGGGATCTGCGCGATGCGCTTGAGTTTATAAGCAATATACGCATTCAGCACCAGGCAAGACAGGTCAAAGCCGGCAAGGAAATGGACAACTTTGTGTCACCGGACAACCTTTCGCACGGTGATCGCAACCGCCTTAAAGAATCATTCTTGGTGATTCGTAACATGCAGTCAGTGATGAAGTATCGACACCAGCGGTAG